From the Solanum pennellii chromosome 4, SPENNV200 genome, one window contains:
- the LOC107016482 gene encoding uncharacterized protein LOC107016482 produces the protein MIQHPEKSYIDPLEIGLKEQPAHYLHVEKESDGNPWYIDVKRYLEAGEYPEKATSSQKKTIRRMTNNFFLNGEILYRRTPDLGLLRCVDAVEATKLLEEVHAGMCGTHMNGFTLAKKILRAGYFRMTMETIVFDLSKDVINVRTWRSDQTWGMDVIGPIDPAASNGHRFILVAIDYFTKWVEAASYKAVTKKVVTDFVRNNLICRFGVPESLITDNGENLNSHLMKEICEQFKITHRNSTAYRPQMNGAVEAANKNIKRILRKMITNYKCWHENFPYALLGYRTTIRTSTGATPYLLVYGTEAVIPAEVEIPSLRIIQEAGLSDVEWVRDRYEQLTLIDEKKMSVVCHGQLYQQRMIRAFNKKVKVRTFEVGQLVLKRIFPHQEEYKGKFAPNWQGSYVVHKVLSRGALVLAEMDGRVWRKAIN, from the exons ATGATACAACACCCAGAAAAGAGTTACATTGACCCACTTGAGATAGGTTTAAAAGAACAACCAGCACATTATTTACATGTGGAAAAGGAATCGGATGGAAATCCATGGTATATCGATGTGAAAAGGTACTTAGAAGCTGGCGAATACCCTGAAAAAGCAACAAGCAGCCAAAAGAAAACAATTCGAAGAATGACAAACAACTTCTTTTTGAATGGGGAGATtctttataggaggactcctGATCTGGGATTACTACGATGTGTGGATGCTGTAGAAGCCACAAAATTGCTCGAAGAAGTGCACGCTGGAATGTGCGGGACGCATATGAATGGGTTTACATTAGCAAAGAAAATCTTAAGGGCAGGATACTTCAGGATGACTATGGAAACGATTGTGTTCGATTTGTCCAAAGATGTCATAAATGTTAGGACATGGAGATCTGATCAAA CATGGGGCATGGATGTTATTGGACCAATTGATCCTGCGGCCTCCAATGGTCATAGGTTTATTTTGGTcgccattgattatttcacgAAGTGGGTCGAAGCTGCTTCCTATAAAGCTGTGACGAAGAAAGTTGTGActgattttgttcgcaacaaCTTGATATGTCGTTTTGGAGTTCCTGAGTCTCTCATCACGGACAATGGTGAAAATCTTAACAGTCATTTGATGAAAGAGATATGTGAACAATTCAAAATTACCCACCGTAATTCAACTGCATatcgtcctcaaatgaatggAGCTGTGGAAGCTgccaataagaacatcaagagGATATTGAGAAAGATGATTACCAACTACAAATGTTGGCATGAAAATTTTCCTTATGCCTTGCTAGGTTATCGCACCACAATTCGAACTTCAACTGGAGCAACTCCGTATTTGTTAGTATACGGAACAGAGGCAGTGATACCGGCTGAAGTTGAGATACCGTCTTTGAGGATTATTCAGGAAGCTGGATTGAGCGATGTCGAATGGGTTCGTGATCGATATGAGCAGTTAACATTGATTGATGAGAAAAAAATGAGTGTCGTTTGTCATGGCCAGTTGTATCAACAGAGAATGATTCGTGCTTTCAACAAGAAAGTAAAAGTTCGAACATTTGAGGTAGGTCAATTGGTGTTGAAGcgcatttttcctcatcaagagGAATATAAAGGGAAATTTGCACCTAACTGGCAAGGATCGTATGTTGTACACAAAGTACTGTCAAGAGGAGCTTTGGTCCTAGCAGAGATGGACGGTAGAGTATGGAGAAAAGCTATCAATTAA